The proteins below are encoded in one region of Antennarius striatus isolate MH-2024 chromosome 7, ASM4005453v1, whole genome shotgun sequence:
- the tnni3k gene encoding serine/threonine-protein kinase TNNI3K isoform X2: MGNYKSRPSQTCTDEWKKKVGESYSVIIEKLDDDFQLKDSDLADLKLAFSSDEAFQKVNVSYRTEKGLSLLHLCCACGGNKAHIRTLILKGLRPSRLSRNGFTALHMAAYKDNAELVTALLHGGSDVQQVGYGALTALHVATLAGHHEAADILLQHGANVNVQDAVFFTPLHISAYHGHEQVTKLLLKFGADVNASGEVGDRPLHLAAAKGSLGIIKLLMGEGSKVEVNAQDNEDHVPLHFCARFGHHEIVRFLLQGNFQAQPHCINIYGDTPLHLACYNGKFDAVKEIIQLSGTESLSKENIFSETALHSACTYGKDLEMVKFLLSQNAMNINHQGRDGHTALHSACFHGHIRLVQFLLDSGADMNLVACDPSRSSGEKDEQTCLMWAYEKGHDSIVTLLKHYKRPDEAPCNEYSQPGGDGSYVSVPSPLGKIKSMTKEKAEVLLIRASLPSHFHLPLSELEFSEMIGSGSFGRVYKGKCRNKIVAIKRYRASTYCSKSDVDMFCREVSILCRLNHPCIVQFVGACLDDPSQFAIVTQYVSGGSLFSLLHEQKRLIDLQSKLIIAIDVAKGMEYLHNLTQPIIHRDLNSHNILLYEDGHAVVADFGESRFLQSVDEDNMTKQPGNLRWMAPEVFTQSTRYSVKADMFSYALCLWELLTGEIPFVHLKPAAAAADMAYHHIRPPIGYSIPKPISALLMRGWYASPEDRPEFSEVVSNLEECLSNVELMSPASSNSSGSLSPSSSSDCLLGRSGPGRSHVAALRSRFELEYALNTRAYAFWTQSERRRASAGLSLEELRRNMQLSPIDRNGLFAECMVPYTVRVTVFAELTGTCPIP, from the exons ATGGGAAATTACAAATCAAGACCCTCCCAGACGTGTACAG ACGAGTGGAAGAAGAAGGTGGGCGAGTCATACTCTGTGATCATCGAGAAGCTGGATGACGACTTCCAGCTCAAAGACAGTGATTTGGCCGACCTCAAACTTGCtttcag CTCTGATGAGGCTTTTCAGAAGGTGAATGTGAGCTACCGAACAGAGAAGGGGCTGTCGCTGCTCCATCTCTGCTGCGCATGTGGAG GAAACAAGGCCCATATCCGTACCCTGATACTCAAAGGCCTGCGCCCTTCTCGTCTGTCCAGGAATGGATTCACTGCGCTCCACATGGCTGCTTACAAG GATAACGCTGAGCTGGTGACAGCGCTCCTCCATGGGGGGTCAGATGTGCAACAGGTGGGATACGGCGCCCTGACTGCCCTGCATGTGGCCACACTGGCTGGGCATCATGAG GCAGCTGATATTCTCCTGCAGCATGGAGCTAATGTGAATGTTCAGGATGCTGTGTTTTTTACTCCACTGCACATTTCTGCCTATCACGGCCATGAACAG GTGacaaagctgctgctgaaatTTGGGGCAGATGTGAATGCCAGTGGTGAGGTGGGGGACCGTCCGCTGCACCTGGCTGCAGCCAAGGGTTCCCTCGGCATTATCAAACTGCTGATGGGGGAAGGAAGCAAAGTTGAAG TTAATGCTCAGGATAATGAGGATCATGTTCCTCTTCACTTCTGCGCCCGATTCGGTCATCATGAGATTGTGCGCTTCCTCCTTCAGGGCAACTTCCAAGCACAGCCTCACTGTATCAACATCTACGGGGACACACCTTTACATTT GGCCTGCTACAACGGAAAATTTGATGCAGTAAAGGAGATTATTCAACTGTCTGGCACAGAAAGTCTGTCAAAAGAGAACATATTCAGCGAGACAGCTCTTCACAG CGCGTGCACCTATGGGAAGGACCTGGAGATGGTGAAGTTCTTGTTGAGCCAGAACGCCATGAACATCAACCATCAGGGCAGAGATGGACACACAG CTCTGCACAGTGCCTGTTTTCATGGCCACATCCGCCTGGTGCAGTTCTTGCTGGACAGCGGAGCTGACATGAACCTGGTTGCCTGTGACCCCAGCAGGTCCAGCGGGGAGAAGGATGAGCAGACCTGCCTGATGTGGGCTTATGAAAAAG GTCACGATTCCATCGTTACTTTACTGAAACACTACAAACGGCCAGATGAGGCCCCCTGTAATGAGTACTCGCAGCCAGGAGGGG ATGGGTCCTATGTCTCTGTTCCGTCTCCTCTGGGAAAGATCAAAAGCATGACTAAAG AGAAAGCAGAGGTCCTCCTGATCAGGGCCAGCCTCCCATCTCATTTCCACCTTCCGCTGTCTGAGCTGGAGTTCAGTGAGATGATCGGATCGG GTTCCTTTGGAAGAGTCTACAAAGGCAAATGCCGAAACAAAATTGTTGCCATAAAACG GTATCGAGCCAGCACGTACTGCTCCAAGTCGGACGTGGACATGTTCTGCAGGGAGGTGTCCATCCTCTGTCGTCTCAATCACCCCTGTATCGTCCAGTTTGTGGGCGCGTGTTTAGATGACCCCAGTCAGTTTGCCATCGTGACCCAGTACGTCTCTGGAGGCTCCCTGTTCTCTCTGCTTCATGAGCAGAAGAG GCTCATCGACTTGCAGTCCAAACTCATCATTGCCATTGACGTGGCGAAGGGCATGGAGTATCTGCATAATCTCACCCAGCCTATAATCCACAGGGACCTCAACAG TCATAACATTCTGCTGTACGAGGATGGACATGCGGTGGTGGCAGATTTTGGAG AATCAAGATTTCTCCAATCCGTCGACGAAGATAATATGACCAAACAGCCAGGG AACCTGCGCTGGATGGCTCCTGAGGTGTTCACACAGTCAACTCGCTACTCAGTGAAGGCAGACATGTTCAGCTACGCCCTGTGTCTGTGGGAGCTGCTCACCGGAGAGATTCCCTTTGTTCACTTAAAACCTG ctgctgcagcagcagacatgGCGTACCACCACATCCGGCCTCCTATTGGCTATTCCATCCCCAAACCCATCTCTGCACTTCTGATGCGAGGCTGGTACGCCTCCCCAGAG GACAGACCTGAGTTCTCTGAGGTGGTTTCCAACCTGGAGGAATGTTTGTCTAATGTTGAG CTGATGTCCCCTGCCTCAAGCAACAGCAGCGGCTCCCTGtcgccctcctcttcctccgatTGCCTGCTTGGGCGAAGCGGCCCCGGCCGGAGCCACGTGGCTGCCCTGCGCTCTCGTTTTGAGCTCGAGTATGCCCTCAATACTCGCGCCTATGCTTTCTGGACTCAGAG tgaaCGCCGCCGTGCGTCTGCAGGACTTTCATTGGAGGAACTCAGAAGGAACATGCAGTTGTCTCCTATTGATCGAAATGGTTTGTTTGCAGAATGCATGGTGCCGTATACCGTCAGAGTAACTGTGTTTGCAGAACTTACA GGTACGTGTCCGATCCCATGA
- the tnni3k gene encoding serine/threonine-protein kinase TNNI3K isoform X4 produces the protein MGNYKSRPSQTCTDEWKKKVGESYSVIIEKLDDDFQLKDSDLADLKLAFSSDEAFQKVNVSYRTEKGLSLLHLCCACGGNKAHIRTLILKGLRPSRLSRNGFTALHMAAYKDNAELVTALLHGGSDVQQVGYGALTALHVATLAGHHEAADILLQHGANVNVQDAVFFTPLHISAYHGHEQVTKLLLKFGADVNASGEVGDRPLHLAAAKGSLGIIKLLMGEGSKVEVNAQDNEDHVPLHFCARFGHHEIVRFLLQGNFQAQPHCINIYGDTPLHLACYNGKFDAVKEIIQLSGTESLSKENIFSETALHSACTYGKDLEMVKFLLSQNAMNINHQGRDGHTALHSACFHGHIRLVQFLLDSGADMNLVACDPSRSSGEKDEQTCLMWAYEKGHDSIVTLLKHYKRPDEAPCNEYSQPGGDGSYVSVPSPLGKIKSMTKEKAEVLLIRASLPSHFHLPLSELEFSEMIGSGSFGRVYKGKCRNKIVAIKRYRASTYCSKSDVDMFCREVSILCRLNHPCIVQFVGACLDDPSQFAIVTQYVSGGSLFSLLHEQKRLIDLQSKLIIAIDVAKGMEYLHNLTQPIIHRDLNSHNILLYEDGHAVVADFGESRFLQSVDEDNMTKQPGNLRWMAPEVFTQSTRYSVKADMFSYALCLWELLTGEIPFVHLKPAAAAADMAYHHIRPPIGYSIPKPISALLMRGWYASPEDRPEFSEVVSNLEECLSNVELMSPASSNSSGSLSPSSSSDCLLGRSGPGRSHVAALRSRFELEYALNTRAYAFWTQRMHGAVYRQSNCVCRTYRYVSDPMSTMRFCSSFSNSGSFEESN, from the exons ATGGGAAATTACAAATCAAGACCCTCCCAGACGTGTACAG ACGAGTGGAAGAAGAAGGTGGGCGAGTCATACTCTGTGATCATCGAGAAGCTGGATGACGACTTCCAGCTCAAAGACAGTGATTTGGCCGACCTCAAACTTGCtttcag CTCTGATGAGGCTTTTCAGAAGGTGAATGTGAGCTACCGAACAGAGAAGGGGCTGTCGCTGCTCCATCTCTGCTGCGCATGTGGAG GAAACAAGGCCCATATCCGTACCCTGATACTCAAAGGCCTGCGCCCTTCTCGTCTGTCCAGGAATGGATTCACTGCGCTCCACATGGCTGCTTACAAG GATAACGCTGAGCTGGTGACAGCGCTCCTCCATGGGGGGTCAGATGTGCAACAGGTGGGATACGGCGCCCTGACTGCCCTGCATGTGGCCACACTGGCTGGGCATCATGAG GCAGCTGATATTCTCCTGCAGCATGGAGCTAATGTGAATGTTCAGGATGCTGTGTTTTTTACTCCACTGCACATTTCTGCCTATCACGGCCATGAACAG GTGacaaagctgctgctgaaatTTGGGGCAGATGTGAATGCCAGTGGTGAGGTGGGGGACCGTCCGCTGCACCTGGCTGCAGCCAAGGGTTCCCTCGGCATTATCAAACTGCTGATGGGGGAAGGAAGCAAAGTTGAAG TTAATGCTCAGGATAATGAGGATCATGTTCCTCTTCACTTCTGCGCCCGATTCGGTCATCATGAGATTGTGCGCTTCCTCCTTCAGGGCAACTTCCAAGCACAGCCTCACTGTATCAACATCTACGGGGACACACCTTTACATTT GGCCTGCTACAACGGAAAATTTGATGCAGTAAAGGAGATTATTCAACTGTCTGGCACAGAAAGTCTGTCAAAAGAGAACATATTCAGCGAGACAGCTCTTCACAG CGCGTGCACCTATGGGAAGGACCTGGAGATGGTGAAGTTCTTGTTGAGCCAGAACGCCATGAACATCAACCATCAGGGCAGAGATGGACACACAG CTCTGCACAGTGCCTGTTTTCATGGCCACATCCGCCTGGTGCAGTTCTTGCTGGACAGCGGAGCTGACATGAACCTGGTTGCCTGTGACCCCAGCAGGTCCAGCGGGGAGAAGGATGAGCAGACCTGCCTGATGTGGGCTTATGAAAAAG GTCACGATTCCATCGTTACTTTACTGAAACACTACAAACGGCCAGATGAGGCCCCCTGTAATGAGTACTCGCAGCCAGGAGGGG ATGGGTCCTATGTCTCTGTTCCGTCTCCTCTGGGAAAGATCAAAAGCATGACTAAAG AGAAAGCAGAGGTCCTCCTGATCAGGGCCAGCCTCCCATCTCATTTCCACCTTCCGCTGTCTGAGCTGGAGTTCAGTGAGATGATCGGATCGG GTTCCTTTGGAAGAGTCTACAAAGGCAAATGCCGAAACAAAATTGTTGCCATAAAACG GTATCGAGCCAGCACGTACTGCTCCAAGTCGGACGTGGACATGTTCTGCAGGGAGGTGTCCATCCTCTGTCGTCTCAATCACCCCTGTATCGTCCAGTTTGTGGGCGCGTGTTTAGATGACCCCAGTCAGTTTGCCATCGTGACCCAGTACGTCTCTGGAGGCTCCCTGTTCTCTCTGCTTCATGAGCAGAAGAG GCTCATCGACTTGCAGTCCAAACTCATCATTGCCATTGACGTGGCGAAGGGCATGGAGTATCTGCATAATCTCACCCAGCCTATAATCCACAGGGACCTCAACAG TCATAACATTCTGCTGTACGAGGATGGACATGCGGTGGTGGCAGATTTTGGAG AATCAAGATTTCTCCAATCCGTCGACGAAGATAATATGACCAAACAGCCAGGG AACCTGCGCTGGATGGCTCCTGAGGTGTTCACACAGTCAACTCGCTACTCAGTGAAGGCAGACATGTTCAGCTACGCCCTGTGTCTGTGGGAGCTGCTCACCGGAGAGATTCCCTTTGTTCACTTAAAACCTG ctgctgcagcagcagacatgGCGTACCACCACATCCGGCCTCCTATTGGCTATTCCATCCCCAAACCCATCTCTGCACTTCTGATGCGAGGCTGGTACGCCTCCCCAGAG GACAGACCTGAGTTCTCTGAGGTGGTTTCCAACCTGGAGGAATGTTTGTCTAATGTTGAG CTGATGTCCCCTGCCTCAAGCAACAGCAGCGGCTCCCTGtcgccctcctcttcctccgatTGCCTGCTTGGGCGAAGCGGCCCCGGCCGGAGCCACGTGGCTGCCCTGCGCTCTCGTTTTGAGCTCGAGTATGCCCTCAATACTCGCGCCTATGCTTTCTGGACTCAGAG AATGCATGGTGCCGTATACCGTCAGAGTAACTGTGTTTGCAGAACTTACA GGTACGTGTCCGATCCCATGAGCACCATGAGATTCTGTTCATCTTTCAGCAACAGCGGCAGCTTTGAGGAGAGTAACTAA
- the tnni3k gene encoding serine/threonine-protein kinase TNNI3K isoform X3 — MGNYKSRPSQTCTDEWKKKVGESYSVIIEKLDDDFQLKDSDLADLKLAFSSDEAFQKVNVSYRTEKGLSLLHLCCACGGNKAHIRTLILKGLRPSRLSRNGFTALHMAAYKDNAELVTALLHGGSDVQQVGYGALTALHVATLAGHHEAADILLQHGANVNVQDAVFFTPLHISAYHGHEQVTKLLLKFGADVNASGEVGDRPLHLAAAKGSLGIIKLLMGEGSKVEVNAQDNEDHVPLHFCARFGHHEIVRFLLQGNFQAQPHCINIYGDTPLHLACYNGKFDAVKEIIQLSGTESLSKENIFSETALHSACTYGKDLEMVKFLLSQNAMNINHQGRDGHTALHSACFHGHIRLVQFLLDSGADMNLVACDPSRSSGEKDEQTCLMWAYEKGHDSIVTLLKHYKRPDEAPCNEYSQPGGDGSYVSVPSPLGKIKSMTKEKAEVLLIRASLPSHFHLPLSELEFSEMIGSGSFGRVYKGKCRNKIVAIKRYRASTYCSKSDVDMFCREVSILCRLNHPCIVQFVGACLDDPSQFAIVTQYVSGGSLFSLLHEQKRLIDLQSKLIIAIDVAKGMEYLHNLTQPIIHRDLNSHNILLYEDGHAVVADFGESRFLQSVDEDNMTKQPGNLRWMAPEVFTQSTRYSVKADMFSYALCLWELLTGEIPFVHLKPAAAAADMAYHHIRPPIGYSIPKPISALLMRGWYASPEDRPEFSEVVSNLEECLSNVELMSPASSNSSGSLSPSSSSDCLLGRSGPGRSHVAALRSRFELEYALNTRAYAFWTQSERRRASAGLSLEELRRNMQLSPIDRNGYVSDPMSTMRFCSSFSNSGSFEESN; from the exons ATGGGAAATTACAAATCAAGACCCTCCCAGACGTGTACAG ACGAGTGGAAGAAGAAGGTGGGCGAGTCATACTCTGTGATCATCGAGAAGCTGGATGACGACTTCCAGCTCAAAGACAGTGATTTGGCCGACCTCAAACTTGCtttcag CTCTGATGAGGCTTTTCAGAAGGTGAATGTGAGCTACCGAACAGAGAAGGGGCTGTCGCTGCTCCATCTCTGCTGCGCATGTGGAG GAAACAAGGCCCATATCCGTACCCTGATACTCAAAGGCCTGCGCCCTTCTCGTCTGTCCAGGAATGGATTCACTGCGCTCCACATGGCTGCTTACAAG GATAACGCTGAGCTGGTGACAGCGCTCCTCCATGGGGGGTCAGATGTGCAACAGGTGGGATACGGCGCCCTGACTGCCCTGCATGTGGCCACACTGGCTGGGCATCATGAG GCAGCTGATATTCTCCTGCAGCATGGAGCTAATGTGAATGTTCAGGATGCTGTGTTTTTTACTCCACTGCACATTTCTGCCTATCACGGCCATGAACAG GTGacaaagctgctgctgaaatTTGGGGCAGATGTGAATGCCAGTGGTGAGGTGGGGGACCGTCCGCTGCACCTGGCTGCAGCCAAGGGTTCCCTCGGCATTATCAAACTGCTGATGGGGGAAGGAAGCAAAGTTGAAG TTAATGCTCAGGATAATGAGGATCATGTTCCTCTTCACTTCTGCGCCCGATTCGGTCATCATGAGATTGTGCGCTTCCTCCTTCAGGGCAACTTCCAAGCACAGCCTCACTGTATCAACATCTACGGGGACACACCTTTACATTT GGCCTGCTACAACGGAAAATTTGATGCAGTAAAGGAGATTATTCAACTGTCTGGCACAGAAAGTCTGTCAAAAGAGAACATATTCAGCGAGACAGCTCTTCACAG CGCGTGCACCTATGGGAAGGACCTGGAGATGGTGAAGTTCTTGTTGAGCCAGAACGCCATGAACATCAACCATCAGGGCAGAGATGGACACACAG CTCTGCACAGTGCCTGTTTTCATGGCCACATCCGCCTGGTGCAGTTCTTGCTGGACAGCGGAGCTGACATGAACCTGGTTGCCTGTGACCCCAGCAGGTCCAGCGGGGAGAAGGATGAGCAGACCTGCCTGATGTGGGCTTATGAAAAAG GTCACGATTCCATCGTTACTTTACTGAAACACTACAAACGGCCAGATGAGGCCCCCTGTAATGAGTACTCGCAGCCAGGAGGGG ATGGGTCCTATGTCTCTGTTCCGTCTCCTCTGGGAAAGATCAAAAGCATGACTAAAG AGAAAGCAGAGGTCCTCCTGATCAGGGCCAGCCTCCCATCTCATTTCCACCTTCCGCTGTCTGAGCTGGAGTTCAGTGAGATGATCGGATCGG GTTCCTTTGGAAGAGTCTACAAAGGCAAATGCCGAAACAAAATTGTTGCCATAAAACG GTATCGAGCCAGCACGTACTGCTCCAAGTCGGACGTGGACATGTTCTGCAGGGAGGTGTCCATCCTCTGTCGTCTCAATCACCCCTGTATCGTCCAGTTTGTGGGCGCGTGTTTAGATGACCCCAGTCAGTTTGCCATCGTGACCCAGTACGTCTCTGGAGGCTCCCTGTTCTCTCTGCTTCATGAGCAGAAGAG GCTCATCGACTTGCAGTCCAAACTCATCATTGCCATTGACGTGGCGAAGGGCATGGAGTATCTGCATAATCTCACCCAGCCTATAATCCACAGGGACCTCAACAG TCATAACATTCTGCTGTACGAGGATGGACATGCGGTGGTGGCAGATTTTGGAG AATCAAGATTTCTCCAATCCGTCGACGAAGATAATATGACCAAACAGCCAGGG AACCTGCGCTGGATGGCTCCTGAGGTGTTCACACAGTCAACTCGCTACTCAGTGAAGGCAGACATGTTCAGCTACGCCCTGTGTCTGTGGGAGCTGCTCACCGGAGAGATTCCCTTTGTTCACTTAAAACCTG ctgctgcagcagcagacatgGCGTACCACCACATCCGGCCTCCTATTGGCTATTCCATCCCCAAACCCATCTCTGCACTTCTGATGCGAGGCTGGTACGCCTCCCCAGAG GACAGACCTGAGTTCTCTGAGGTGGTTTCCAACCTGGAGGAATGTTTGTCTAATGTTGAG CTGATGTCCCCTGCCTCAAGCAACAGCAGCGGCTCCCTGtcgccctcctcttcctccgatTGCCTGCTTGGGCGAAGCGGCCCCGGCCGGAGCCACGTGGCTGCCCTGCGCTCTCGTTTTGAGCTCGAGTATGCCCTCAATACTCGCGCCTATGCTTTCTGGACTCAGAG tgaaCGCCGCCGTGCGTCTGCAGGACTTTCATTGGAGGAACTCAGAAGGAACATGCAGTTGTCTCCTATTGATCGAAATG GGTACGTGTCCGATCCCATGAGCACCATGAGATTCTGTTCATCTTTCAGCAACAGCGGCAGCTTTGAGGAGAGTAACTAA
- the tnni3k gene encoding serine/threonine-protein kinase TNNI3K isoform X1 — MGNYKSRPSQTCTDEWKKKVGESYSVIIEKLDDDFQLKDSDLADLKLAFSSDEAFQKVNVSYRTEKGLSLLHLCCACGGNKAHIRTLILKGLRPSRLSRNGFTALHMAAYKDNAELVTALLHGGSDVQQVGYGALTALHVATLAGHHEAADILLQHGANVNVQDAVFFTPLHISAYHGHEQVTKLLLKFGADVNASGEVGDRPLHLAAAKGSLGIIKLLMGEGSKVEVNAQDNEDHVPLHFCARFGHHEIVRFLLQGNFQAQPHCINIYGDTPLHLACYNGKFDAVKEIIQLSGTESLSKENIFSETALHSACTYGKDLEMVKFLLSQNAMNINHQGRDGHTALHSACFHGHIRLVQFLLDSGADMNLVACDPSRSSGEKDEQTCLMWAYEKGHDSIVTLLKHYKRPDEAPCNEYSQPGGDGSYVSVPSPLGKIKSMTKEKAEVLLIRASLPSHFHLPLSELEFSEMIGSGSFGRVYKGKCRNKIVAIKRYRASTYCSKSDVDMFCREVSILCRLNHPCIVQFVGACLDDPSQFAIVTQYVSGGSLFSLLHEQKRLIDLQSKLIIAIDVAKGMEYLHNLTQPIIHRDLNSHNILLYEDGHAVVADFGESRFLQSVDEDNMTKQPGNLRWMAPEVFTQSTRYSVKADMFSYALCLWELLTGEIPFVHLKPAAAAADMAYHHIRPPIGYSIPKPISALLMRGWYASPEDRPEFSEVVSNLEECLSNVELMSPASSNSSGSLSPSSSSDCLLGRSGPGRSHVAALRSRFELEYALNTRAYAFWTQSERRRASAGLSLEELRRNMQLSPIDRNGLFAECMVPYTVRVTVFAELTVSGSIQTEGYVSDPMSTMRFCSSFSNSGSFEESN, encoded by the exons ATGGGAAATTACAAATCAAGACCCTCCCAGACGTGTACAG ACGAGTGGAAGAAGAAGGTGGGCGAGTCATACTCTGTGATCATCGAGAAGCTGGATGACGACTTCCAGCTCAAAGACAGTGATTTGGCCGACCTCAAACTTGCtttcag CTCTGATGAGGCTTTTCAGAAGGTGAATGTGAGCTACCGAACAGAGAAGGGGCTGTCGCTGCTCCATCTCTGCTGCGCATGTGGAG GAAACAAGGCCCATATCCGTACCCTGATACTCAAAGGCCTGCGCCCTTCTCGTCTGTCCAGGAATGGATTCACTGCGCTCCACATGGCTGCTTACAAG GATAACGCTGAGCTGGTGACAGCGCTCCTCCATGGGGGGTCAGATGTGCAACAGGTGGGATACGGCGCCCTGACTGCCCTGCATGTGGCCACACTGGCTGGGCATCATGAG GCAGCTGATATTCTCCTGCAGCATGGAGCTAATGTGAATGTTCAGGATGCTGTGTTTTTTACTCCACTGCACATTTCTGCCTATCACGGCCATGAACAG GTGacaaagctgctgctgaaatTTGGGGCAGATGTGAATGCCAGTGGTGAGGTGGGGGACCGTCCGCTGCACCTGGCTGCAGCCAAGGGTTCCCTCGGCATTATCAAACTGCTGATGGGGGAAGGAAGCAAAGTTGAAG TTAATGCTCAGGATAATGAGGATCATGTTCCTCTTCACTTCTGCGCCCGATTCGGTCATCATGAGATTGTGCGCTTCCTCCTTCAGGGCAACTTCCAAGCACAGCCTCACTGTATCAACATCTACGGGGACACACCTTTACATTT GGCCTGCTACAACGGAAAATTTGATGCAGTAAAGGAGATTATTCAACTGTCTGGCACAGAAAGTCTGTCAAAAGAGAACATATTCAGCGAGACAGCTCTTCACAG CGCGTGCACCTATGGGAAGGACCTGGAGATGGTGAAGTTCTTGTTGAGCCAGAACGCCATGAACATCAACCATCAGGGCAGAGATGGACACACAG CTCTGCACAGTGCCTGTTTTCATGGCCACATCCGCCTGGTGCAGTTCTTGCTGGACAGCGGAGCTGACATGAACCTGGTTGCCTGTGACCCCAGCAGGTCCAGCGGGGAGAAGGATGAGCAGACCTGCCTGATGTGGGCTTATGAAAAAG GTCACGATTCCATCGTTACTTTACTGAAACACTACAAACGGCCAGATGAGGCCCCCTGTAATGAGTACTCGCAGCCAGGAGGGG ATGGGTCCTATGTCTCTGTTCCGTCTCCTCTGGGAAAGATCAAAAGCATGACTAAAG AGAAAGCAGAGGTCCTCCTGATCAGGGCCAGCCTCCCATCTCATTTCCACCTTCCGCTGTCTGAGCTGGAGTTCAGTGAGATGATCGGATCGG GTTCCTTTGGAAGAGTCTACAAAGGCAAATGCCGAAACAAAATTGTTGCCATAAAACG GTATCGAGCCAGCACGTACTGCTCCAAGTCGGACGTGGACATGTTCTGCAGGGAGGTGTCCATCCTCTGTCGTCTCAATCACCCCTGTATCGTCCAGTTTGTGGGCGCGTGTTTAGATGACCCCAGTCAGTTTGCCATCGTGACCCAGTACGTCTCTGGAGGCTCCCTGTTCTCTCTGCTTCATGAGCAGAAGAG GCTCATCGACTTGCAGTCCAAACTCATCATTGCCATTGACGTGGCGAAGGGCATGGAGTATCTGCATAATCTCACCCAGCCTATAATCCACAGGGACCTCAACAG TCATAACATTCTGCTGTACGAGGATGGACATGCGGTGGTGGCAGATTTTGGAG AATCAAGATTTCTCCAATCCGTCGACGAAGATAATATGACCAAACAGCCAGGG AACCTGCGCTGGATGGCTCCTGAGGTGTTCACACAGTCAACTCGCTACTCAGTGAAGGCAGACATGTTCAGCTACGCCCTGTGTCTGTGGGAGCTGCTCACCGGAGAGATTCCCTTTGTTCACTTAAAACCTG ctgctgcagcagcagacatgGCGTACCACCACATCCGGCCTCCTATTGGCTATTCCATCCCCAAACCCATCTCTGCACTTCTGATGCGAGGCTGGTACGCCTCCCCAGAG GACAGACCTGAGTTCTCTGAGGTGGTTTCCAACCTGGAGGAATGTTTGTCTAATGTTGAG CTGATGTCCCCTGCCTCAAGCAACAGCAGCGGCTCCCTGtcgccctcctcttcctccgatTGCCTGCTTGGGCGAAGCGGCCCCGGCCGGAGCCACGTGGCTGCCCTGCGCTCTCGTTTTGAGCTCGAGTATGCCCTCAATACTCGCGCCTATGCTTTCTGGACTCAGAG tgaaCGCCGCCGTGCGTCTGCAGGACTTTCATTGGAGGAACTCAGAAGGAACATGCAGTTGTCTCCTATTGATCGAAATGGTTTGTTTGCAGAATGCATGGTGCCGTATACCGTCAGAGTAACTGTGTTTGCAGAACTTACAGTGAGTGGATCGATTCAAACTGAAG GGTACGTGTCCGATCCCATGAGCACCATGAGATTCTGTTCATCTTTCAGCAACAGCGGCAGCTTTGAGGAGAGTAACTAA